Proteins from one Gibbsiella quercinecans genomic window:
- the ldtD gene encoding L,D-transpeptidase has product MLLENGGSIRRLALSCAMACSISASLPTRAAVPAFPVSSSGISAAQSRVELMAALPSGVTPHNLSTLAALYAGHHMQPMWQDREAVRQFQQQLAELAISGVQPQFTQWVKQLTDPAISGMARDIVLSDAMLGYLQFVSSIAANGNDWLYSNIPYKLGLPPNTVINQWQLAVRDGKTLAYVESLAPQHPQYAKMHQALRAMLADSRPWPRLANGPSLRPGQMSNDIPALREILTRNGMLSAAAVAPATEPAAVLISSNAGDDGGLSVDEEKAQEAPPAVVSPSAAPVKDIAPSVTADTAQQPAGPAAVSDNIYTGDLVEGIKRFQKWQGLSDDGVIGARTREWLNVSPNMRASLLALNIQRLRILPNSVNTGIMVNIPNYSLTYYQNGNEVLSSRVIVGRPSRKTPMMSSVLNNVVMNPPWNVPTTLVREDIVPKAMRDASYFQKHGYTLLSGWSSDATVIDPAMIDWNTVSARNFPYRIRQAPGTNNSLGRFKFNMPSSDAIYLHDTPNHALFQKDIRALSSGCVRVNKASDLANMLLQDAGWNDSRVSSTLKGGNTTYVNIRQHIPVKLYYLTAWVSDDGKPQFRTDIYNYDDTVRSGAQILAQAEKLLQ; this is encoded by the coding sequence ATGTTGCTTGAAAATGGAGGCTCTATACGGCGTCTCGCACTGAGTTGTGCTATGGCATGCAGTATTAGTGCGTCGTTACCTACACGGGCAGCCGTGCCAGCGTTTCCGGTTTCATCATCCGGCATCTCTGCCGCACAAAGTCGTGTTGAATTGATGGCGGCGTTGCCGTCTGGCGTCACGCCGCATAACCTCTCTACGCTGGCGGCGCTGTATGCTGGCCATCATATGCAGCCCATGTGGCAGGATCGCGAGGCGGTACGGCAGTTTCAACAGCAGTTGGCCGAGCTGGCGATCTCCGGCGTGCAGCCGCAGTTTACTCAATGGGTCAAGCAACTGACGGATCCGGCAATCAGCGGTATGGCGCGTGATATTGTGCTGTCGGACGCCATGTTGGGCTACCTGCAATTCGTGTCGTCGATTGCGGCAAATGGCAATGACTGGCTGTACAGTAATATTCCTTACAAGCTGGGCCTGCCGCCCAACACGGTGATTAACCAGTGGCAGTTGGCGGTGCGCGATGGGAAAACCCTGGCCTATGTTGAATCCCTGGCGCCGCAACACCCGCAGTATGCCAAGATGCACCAGGCGCTGCGCGCCATGCTGGCGGATAGTCGCCCCTGGCCGCGGTTGGCCAATGGCCCAAGCCTGCGCCCCGGCCAAATGAGCAATGATATCCCGGCACTGCGCGAAATTCTGACGCGTAATGGCATGCTAAGCGCTGCAGCGGTGGCGCCGGCAACGGAGCCTGCAGCCGTGCTGATTTCATCGAATGCCGGCGACGACGGCGGTCTTTCCGTTGATGAAGAGAAAGCGCAGGAAGCTCCGCCAGCGGTGGTTAGCCCATCCGCTGCGCCGGTAAAGGATATTGCGCCTTCAGTAACGGCGGATACAGCGCAGCAGCCGGCCGGGCCGGCTGCGGTCAGCGATAATATTTATACTGGCGATCTGGTGGAGGGGATAAAACGTTTCCAAAAATGGCAGGGCCTGAGCGACGACGGCGTTATCGGCGCGCGTACGCGCGAGTGGCTGAATGTGTCGCCCAACATGCGCGCTTCTCTGCTGGCCTTGAATATCCAACGTTTGCGTATTCTACCCAACAGTGTCAATACCGGCATTATGGTGAACATCCCTAACTATTCGCTGACTTACTACCAAAATGGTAATGAGGTGTTGTCATCCCGGGTTATTGTCGGCCGGCCAAGCCGCAAAACACCGATGATGAGCAGCGTGCTTAATAACGTGGTGATGAATCCGCCGTGGAATGTGCCGACGACGCTGGTGCGTGAGGATATCGTGCCGAAAGCGATGCGTGACGCCAGCTATTTCCAGAAACACGGTTATACATTGTTGTCGGGCTGGAGCAGCGATGCAACGGTGATCGATCCGGCGATGATTGACTGGAACACGGTTTCCGCCCGTAATTTCCCGTATCGCATCCGCCAGGCGCCGGGCACCAATAACTCGCTGGGGCGTTTCAAATTCAATATGCCAAGCTCTGATGCCATTTATTTGCACGATACGCCGAATCATGCGCTGTTTCAGAAAGACATTCGGGCACTCAGTTCCGGCTGTGTGCGTGTGAATAAAGCGTCTGATTTGGCGAATATGCTGCTGCAGGATGCGGGCTGGAATGATTCCCGCGTCTCTTCGACCCTGAAGGGCGGCAACACGACATACGTCAATATTCGCCAGCATATTCCGGTCAAATTGTATTATTTAACAGCCTGGGTTTCTGATGATGGAAAGCCACAATTTCGTACAGATATTTACAATTATGACGATACGGTGAGATCTGGCGCGCAAATTTTGGCTCAGGCAGAAAAATTACTGCAGTAA
- a CDS encoding YcbK family protein — MDNIDHHRRRWLALGSAALGLALLPEQAFASLSTSRPRILVVNNLNTGESLKAEFFDGKNYNSDELARLNHLFRDYRANKIKSIDPRLFDHLYRLQGMLGTHKPIQLISGYRSLATNNELRGHSRGVAKQSYHTKGQAMDFHIEGIQLSNIRKAALKMRAGGVGYYPRSNFVHIDTGPVRTW; from the coding sequence ATGGACAACATCGATCATCACCGCCGTAGATGGCTGGCGTTGGGTAGCGCCGCCTTGGGGTTAGCGCTGCTGCCAGAGCAGGCGTTTGCCAGTTTATCCACCTCTCGTCCGCGTATTTTGGTGGTCAATAACCTGAATACGGGGGAATCACTTAAGGCCGAGTTTTTCGACGGGAAAAATTACAATAGCGATGAGTTAGCTCGCCTTAACCATTTGTTCCGTGATTACCGTGCGAATAAAATCAAATCAATTGATCCGCGTTTATTTGATCATCTCTATCGCCTGCAAGGCATGTTAGGCACTCATAAGCCAATTCAATTAATTTCGGGTTATCGTTCCCTGGCTACCAATAATGAACTGCGTGGGCACAGCCGCGGTGTGGCAAAACAAAGTTATCACACCAAAGGGCAGGCGATGGATTTTCATATTGAAGGTATTCAGCTAAGCAATATCCGTAAAGCGGCGTTAAAAATGCGCGCCGGCGGCGTAGGATATTATCCGCGTAGCAATTTTGTGCATATAGACACCGGGCCGGTCAGAACCTGGTAA
- a CDS encoding MBL fold metallo-hydrolase yields the protein MKYQIIPVTAFSQNCTLIWCDKTGQAALVDPGGEAEKLKAEVARQGVTVGQILLTHGHLDHVGAAAELAQHYQVPIIGPDKEDAFWLDGLPAQSRMFGLEECEPLTPTKWLQEGDSVQVGEMTLQVLHCPGHTPGHIVFINQQARLALVGDVLFNGGVGRSDFPRGDHQALINAIRTKLLPLGDDMAFIPGHGPMSTFGHERQTNPFLRDEPAIW from the coding sequence ATGAAATACCAGATTATTCCCGTCACCGCGTTCAGCCAGAACTGTACCCTGATTTGGTGTGACAAAACCGGGCAGGCCGCATTGGTGGATCCCGGTGGTGAAGCGGAAAAACTGAAAGCCGAGGTCGCTCGCCAGGGCGTCACCGTTGGGCAGATTTTGCTGACTCACGGCCATCTGGATCACGTGGGTGCGGCGGCAGAGCTGGCCCAGCACTATCAGGTGCCGATTATCGGCCCGGATAAGGAAGATGCCTTCTGGCTTGACGGCCTGCCGGCACAGAGCCGCATGTTCGGCCTGGAGGAGTGTGAACCCTTGACCCCGACCAAATGGTTGCAGGAAGGGGATAGCGTGCAGGTCGGGGAAATGACGCTGCAGGTGCTGCACTGCCCAGGGCATACGCCAGGCCATATCGTGTTTATCAACCAACAGGCACGCCTGGCGTTGGTGGGCGATGTGCTGTTCAATGGCGGCGTTGGGCGCAGCGACTTCCCGCGCGGCGACCACCAGGCGTTGATCAACGCGATCCGCACCAAACTGTTGCCGTTGGGGGATGACATGGCCTTTATTCCCGGCCACGGCCCTATGTCCACCTTTGGGCATGAACGCCAGACCAATCCGTTTCTGCGCGACGAACCTGCCATCTGGTAG
- a CDS encoding amino acid aminotransferase yields the protein MFEKITAAPADPILGLAETFRADARPNKINLGIGVYKDETGKTPVLTSVKKAEQYLLENETTKSYLGIEGIPAFAACTQALLFGKDSTIIAEQRARTAQTPGGTGGLRVAADFIATQTGAKRVWISNPSWPNHKNIFNAAGLEVVEYDYYDAANHALDFDGLVNSLKQAQAGDVVVLHGCCHNPTGIDPTEAQWQALSDLAAANGWLPLFDFAYQGFANGLEEDAQGLRIFAAQHSELIVSSSYSKNFGLYNERVGACTLVAADAQTAERAFSQVKAGIRANYSNPPAHGAAIVATILSNESLRAMWEQELADMRQRIQRMRQLFVNTLQEKGAQQDFSFIIKQNGMFSFSGLTKDQVLRLREEFGVYAVNSGRVNVAGMTPDNMAPLCEAIVAVL from the coding sequence ATGTTTGAAAAAATCACTGCTGCACCGGCCGACCCGATTCTGGGTCTCGCCGAAACTTTCCGCGCGGACGCCCGCCCTAATAAAATCAACCTCGGGATCGGCGTTTATAAAGATGAAACGGGTAAAACACCGGTGCTGACCAGCGTAAAAAAAGCTGAACAATATCTGCTGGAAAATGAAACCACCAAAAGCTACCTCGGTATCGAAGGCATTCCCGCATTCGCAGCGTGCACCCAGGCATTGCTGTTCGGCAAAGACAGCACAATTATTGCCGAACAACGTGCGCGCACGGCGCAAACCCCTGGCGGTACCGGCGGCTTGCGCGTGGCGGCAGACTTTATCGCTACGCAAACCGGTGCCAAACGCGTGTGGATCAGCAACCCAAGCTGGCCAAATCATAAAAACATCTTCAACGCGGCGGGCCTTGAGGTAGTGGAGTATGACTATTACGACGCGGCCAATCATGCGTTGGATTTTGACGGTCTGGTTAACAGCCTGAAACAGGCGCAGGCCGGCGACGTGGTGGTTCTCCATGGGTGCTGCCATAACCCGACAGGTATCGATCCAACCGAAGCACAATGGCAAGCGCTGTCCGATCTGGCCGCGGCCAACGGCTGGCTGCCGCTGTTTGACTTCGCCTACCAGGGCTTTGCCAACGGCCTGGAAGAAGATGCTCAGGGGCTGCGTATTTTCGCCGCGCAGCATAGTGAACTGATCGTCTCCAGTTCATATTCGAAAAACTTTGGCCTGTACAACGAACGCGTTGGCGCCTGTACGCTGGTCGCTGCTGATGCACAAACGGCCGAGCGCGCATTCAGCCAGGTTAAAGCCGGCATCCGCGCCAACTATTCCAACCCGCCGGCTCACGGTGCGGCTATCGTTGCAACTATCCTGAGCAATGAGTCACTGCGCGCGATGTGGGAACAGGAGCTGGCCGATATGCGCCAACGTATCCAGCGTATGCGCCAACTGTTCGTCAATACGCTGCAGGAAAAAGGCGCCCAGCAGGACTTCAGCTTTATCATCAAGCAAAATGGGATGTTCTCATTCAGCGGTTTGACCAAAGACCAGGTGCTGCGCCTGCGTGAGGAATTCGGCGTCTATGCGGTAAATTCCGGCCGCGTCAACGTCGCCGGGATGACGCCAGACAACATGGCGCCACTGTGCGAAGCCATCGTCGCCGTGCTATAA
- the ompC gene encoding porin OmpC: protein MMKRNILAVVIPALLAAGAANAAEIYNKDGNKLDLYGKVDGLHYFSKDNSADGDQSYVRFGFKGETQITDQLTGYGQWEYNVQANHTESEGTEGTKTRLGFAGLKFGDYGSLDYGRNYGVFYDVVGYTDVLAEFGGDSAYTDVFMSGRTNGVATYRNTNFFGLVDGLNFALQYQGANNESSNNGPTGRSAQKSNGDGYGLSASYDFGLGIGAVASYSSSKRSLAQNSLAYGQGDKAESWGAGLKYDANNLYLATIYTETRNATPFSGTVNNNDVSGFANKAQTLELVAQYQFDFGLRPSLAYVQSKGKDIEGIGDADLYKYVDVSVSYAFNKNMSTYVDYKINQLDNNNPLGLNTDDTVAVGLVYQF from the coding sequence ATGATGAAGCGCAACATTCTTGCAGTGGTAATCCCGGCTCTGTTAGCGGCTGGTGCTGCTAACGCAGCAGAAATCTATAACAAAGACGGCAACAAACTGGATCTGTACGGTAAAGTTGACGGCCTGCACTACTTCTCTAAAGATAACAGCGCAGACGGCGACCAGTCTTACGTCCGTTTTGGCTTCAAAGGTGAAACCCAAATTACCGACCAACTGACCGGTTACGGCCAGTGGGAATACAACGTTCAGGCGAACCACACTGAATCTGAAGGCACCGAAGGCACCAAAACCCGTCTGGGCTTTGCAGGCCTGAAATTCGGCGACTACGGTTCACTCGACTACGGCCGTAACTACGGCGTATTCTACGATGTAGTTGGTTATACTGACGTTCTGGCTGAGTTTGGTGGCGATTCAGCTTACACTGACGTCTTTATGTCTGGCCGTACCAACGGCGTAGCAACCTACCGTAACACCAACTTCTTCGGTCTGGTCGACGGCCTGAACTTTGCTCTGCAATATCAGGGCGCTAACAATGAAAGCAGCAACAACGGCCCAACAGGCCGCAGCGCTCAGAAATCCAACGGCGATGGCTACGGTTTGTCTGCTTCCTACGATTTCGGCCTGGGCATTGGCGCAGTAGCCTCTTACAGCAGTTCAAAACGTTCATTAGCCCAAAATTCGCTGGCTTACGGTCAGGGTGATAAAGCTGAAAGCTGGGGTGCTGGCCTGAAATACGACGCCAACAACCTGTACCTGGCAACTATCTACACCGAAACCCGTAACGCAACGCCATTCTCTGGCACTGTTAACAACAATGATGTAAGCGGTTTTGCCAACAAAGCCCAAACCCTGGAACTGGTAGCTCAGTACCAGTTTGATTTCGGCCTGCGCCCATCACTGGCCTACGTTCAGTCTAAAGGCAAAGACATCGAAGGCATCGGCGACGCTGACCTGTACAAATACGTTGACGTTAGCGTTAGCTACGCATTCAACAAAAACATGTCTACCTACGTTGATTACAAAATCAACCAACTGGACAACAACAACCCACTGGGTCTGAACACCGACGACACCGTGGCTGTTGGCCTGGTTTACCAGTTCTAA
- the asnS gene encoding asparagine--tRNA ligase, which translates to MSVVPVVDVLQGRAPVDSEVTVRGWVRTRRDSKAGISFLAVYDGSCFNPLQAVVNNSLPNYQDEVLHLTTGCSVEVSGKVVASPGGGQSFELQATAVKVVGMVDDPDTYPMAAKRHSIEYLREVAHLRPRTNLIGAVARVRHTLAQAIHRFFHENGYFWVSTPLITASDTEGAGEMFRVSTLDLQNLPRDDKGAVDFSEDFFGKEAFLTVSGQLNGEAYACALSKIYTFGPTFRAENSNTSRHLAEFWMIEPEVAFATLEDIAGLAENLLKYVFQAVLNERADDMQFFAERVDKDAVERLSRFVSSDFAQVDYTEAVEILLASGQKFENPVSWGIDLSSEHERYLAEQHFKAPVVVKNYPKDIKAFYMRMNEDGKTVAAMDVLAPGIGEIIGGSQREERLAVLDSRMEEMGLNKEDYWWYRDLRRYGTVPHSGFGLGFERLVAYVTGVQNVRDVIPFPRTPRNATF; encoded by the coding sequence ATGAGCGTAGTGCCTGTAGTCGACGTACTGCAAGGCCGTGCCCCGGTTGACAGTGAAGTCACGGTGCGCGGTTGGGTACGTACCCGGAGAGATTCTAAAGCTGGTATCTCCTTCCTCGCCGTTTATGACGGCTCCTGCTTTAATCCGTTACAGGCCGTTGTTAATAATTCTCTGCCCAATTACCAGGATGAAGTGCTGCATCTGACCACCGGCTGCTCCGTGGAAGTCAGCGGTAAAGTCGTGGCCTCACCCGGTGGCGGCCAAAGCTTTGAGCTACAGGCAACCGCGGTAAAAGTCGTCGGTATGGTTGACGATCCGGATACCTACCCGATGGCGGCCAAACGCCACAGCATCGAATACCTGCGCGAAGTCGCCCACTTGCGCCCACGCACCAACCTGATCGGCGCAGTGGCCCGTGTGCGCCACACGCTGGCCCAGGCTATTCACCGTTTCTTCCATGAAAATGGTTACTTCTGGGTATCCACCCCGTTGATCACCGCCTCTGATACCGAAGGCGCCGGCGAAATGTTCCGCGTTTCTACGCTGGATCTGCAAAACCTGCCGCGTGACGATAAAGGCGCCGTTGACTTCAGCGAGGATTTCTTCGGCAAAGAAGCGTTCCTGACCGTATCCGGCCAGTTGAACGGTGAAGCCTATGCCTGCGCGCTGTCTAAAATTTACACCTTTGGCCCGACCTTCCGTGCCGAAAACTCCAACACCAGCCGCCACCTGGCGGAGTTTTGGATGATCGAGCCTGAAGTCGCCTTCGCCACGCTGGAAGACATCGCCGGGCTGGCGGAAAATCTGCTGAAATATGTCTTCCAGGCCGTGCTGAATGAACGTGCTGATGATATGCAGTTCTTTGCCGAGCGCGTGGATAAAGATGCCGTTGAACGTTTGTCGCGCTTTGTTTCTTCTGATTTCGCCCAGGTGGACTACACCGAAGCCGTTGAGATTTTGTTGGCTTCCGGCCAAAAATTCGAGAACCCGGTATCCTGGGGCATCGATCTTTCTTCTGAACATGAACGCTATCTGGCGGAGCAACACTTTAAAGCGCCGGTGGTAGTGAAAAACTACCCGAAAGATATTAAAGCGTTTTATATGCGTATGAACGAAGACGGCAAAACCGTGGCGGCAATGGACGTTTTGGCACCTGGCATCGGCGAGATCATTGGCGGTTCTCAGCGTGAAGAACGCCTGGCGGTGTTAGATAGCCGCATGGAAGAGATGGGCCTGAACAAAGAAGATTATTGGTGGTACCGCGATTTGCGCCGTTACGGCACGGTTCCTCATTCAGGCTTTGGTTTGGGCTTTGAGCGCCTGGTTGCTTATGTTACCGGTGTGCAAAACGTGCGAGACGTGATTCCTTTCCCACGTACGCCGCGAAACGCAACGTTCTGA
- the pncB gene encoding nicotinate phosphoribosyltransferase: MTQYASPILTSLLDTDAYKLHMQQAVFHRYPAVTVAAEFRCRGDELLGEYAGEIREQIALMSELALTEAESRYLSTLPFFRQDYLSWLRNFRYDPQQVQVTNQHGRLHIRIAGPWREVILWEVPLLALISEVVHRHRSPQVTTEMATDRLRTKLEHFQQVTADLDISRFKLMDFGTRRRFSHGVQKAIVSTLKAEFPYFIGTSNYDLAHQLQLTPVGTQAHEWFQAHQQISPVLANSQRAALQAWVDEYPDQLGIALTDCITMDAFLRDFGQQFAQRYQGLRHDSGDPFAWGEKAIAHYQKLDIDPLNKTLVFSDNLDLDKALALYRHFDRRVNLVFGIGTHLTCDIPGVKPLNIVIKLVECKGKPVAKLSDSPGKTICQDKAFVKALRKAFDLPLVKKAS, translated from the coding sequence ATGACTCAATACGCTTCCCCAATTTTGACATCGTTGCTTGATACCGATGCCTACAAGCTTCATATGCAGCAAGCGGTGTTCCACCGCTACCCTGCGGTTACCGTGGCGGCCGAGTTCCGTTGCCGCGGCGATGAATTGCTGGGTGAGTATGCCGGTGAAATCCGCGAGCAGATTGCGCTGATGAGTGAACTGGCGCTGACTGAAGCCGAAAGTCGCTATCTTTCGACGCTGCCCTTTTTCCGCCAGGATTACCTTAGCTGGCTACGCAATTTCCGCTACGATCCGCAGCAGGTGCAGGTGACCAATCAACACGGCCGCCTGCATATCCGCATCGCCGGGCCGTGGCGCGAGGTGATCCTGTGGGAAGTGCCGTTGCTGGCATTAATCAGCGAAGTGGTGCATCGCCACCGTTCACCGCAGGTGACCACAGAGATGGCAACCGATCGTCTGCGCACCAAACTGGAGCATTTCCAGCAGGTGACGGCCGATCTGGATATTTCGCGCTTTAAACTGATGGACTTCGGTACCCGCCGCCGTTTTTCCCACGGCGTACAAAAAGCCATCGTCAGTACGCTGAAAGCGGAATTTCCTTATTTTATCGGCACCAGCAACTACGATCTGGCGCACCAACTGCAGCTCACGCCCGTCGGCACGCAGGCGCATGAATGGTTCCAGGCCCATCAGCAAATCAGCCCAGTGCTGGCCAACAGCCAGCGTGCGGCGCTGCAGGCGTGGGTGGATGAATATCCCGACCAGTTGGGGATTGCGCTCACCGATTGCATCACAATGGATGCGTTCCTGCGCGACTTTGGCCAACAGTTCGCCCAGCGCTATCAGGGCTTGCGCCATGACTCGGGGGATCCTTTCGCCTGGGGCGAAAAAGCCATCGCCCATTATCAAAAACTGGATATTGATCCACTGAATAAAACGCTGGTGTTCTCCGACAACCTGGATCTGGACAAGGCGCTGGCGCTTTACCGCCATTTCGATCGGCGCGTCAACCTGGTGTTTGGTATCGGCACCCACCTGACCTGCGATATCCCCGGCGTGAAACCGCTGAATATCGTCATTAAGCTGGTGGAATGCAAAGGCAAACCGGTGGCCAAACTGTCGGACAGCCCGGGGAAAACCATCTGCCAGGACAAAGCCTTCGTCAAGGCGTTGCGTAAAGCCTTTGATCTGCCGTTGGTGAAGAAAGCCAGTTGA
- the pepN gene encoding aminopeptidase N has translation MTQQPRAKYRHDYRAPDYTITDLDLNFELDATTTQVTAVSQVKRQGAAGAPLILDGEDLALVSLQIDGQDWSHYRQQENTLVVEQLPAQFTLTIVTDIHPAQNSALEGLYLSGDALCTQCEAEGFRHITYYLDRPDVLARFSTRIVADKAKYPFLLSNGNRVAQGELDDGRHWVQWQDPFPKPCYLFALVAGDFDVLRDTFITRSGRDVALELFVDRGNLDRAGWAMTSLKNAMKWDETRFGLEYDLDIYMIVAVDFFNMGAMENKGLNVFNSKYVLAKAETATDKDYLNIEAVIGHEYFHNWTGNRVTCRDWFQLSLKEGLTVFRDQEFSSDLGSRAVNRINNVRVMRGAQFAEDASPMAHAIRPDKVIEMNNFYTLTVYEKGAEVIRMMHTLLGEENFQKGMQLYFERHDGSAATCDDFVQAMEDASNVDLSLFRRWYSQAGTPVLTVRDEYDAEKQQYRLHVSQQTPPTAEQPEKLPLHIPLDIELYGSEGQVIALQKDGQPVNNVLNVTQAEQTFIFDGVEQKPVVSLLQEFSAPVKLDYPYSDRQLTFLMQHARNDFARWDAAQSLLATYIKLNVAKYQQQQPLSLPLHVVDAFRAVLLDEILDPALAAQILTLPTESEIAELFTTIDPQAIAAVRTAMTRCLADEMADEWLAVYHANKTAGYRVEHGDIAKRALRNVCLNYLAFGEVALADKLVVQQFRQADNMTDSLAALSAAVSAQLPCRDELMAAFDERWHQDGLVMDKWFVLQATSPEANVLAKVRSLLQHRSFSLSNPNRLRALIGAFASANPASFHAADGSGYQFLAEILSDLNTRNPQVAARLIEPLIRLKRYDASRQALMRSALEQLKGLENLSGDLYEKITKALEA, from the coding sequence ATGACTCAGCAGCCTCGGGCGAAGTATCGCCACGACTATCGCGCACCTGACTATACCATTACCGATCTTGATTTGAATTTTGAGTTGGATGCCACCACCACCCAGGTGACGGCCGTCAGCCAGGTTAAGCGCCAGGGCGCCGCCGGTGCCCCGTTGATTCTGGATGGCGAAGATCTGGCGCTGGTAAGCCTGCAGATTGACGGGCAGGACTGGAGCCATTACCGCCAGCAGGAGAATACGCTGGTGGTTGAGCAACTGCCGGCGCAGTTCACGCTGACCATCGTTACGGATATTCACCCGGCGCAAAACAGCGCGCTGGAAGGGCTTTACCTGTCGGGCGATGCGCTGTGCACCCAGTGTGAGGCCGAAGGTTTCCGCCATATCACGTATTATCTCGATCGGCCGGACGTGCTGGCCCGCTTTAGCACGCGCATTGTGGCCGACAAGGCCAAATACCCCTTCCTGCTTTCCAATGGCAACCGCGTGGCGCAGGGCGAACTGGACGATGGCCGCCACTGGGTGCAGTGGCAGGATCCTTTCCCGAAGCCTTGCTACCTGTTTGCGCTGGTGGCGGGGGACTTTGACGTCCTGCGGGATACTTTCATCACCCGCTCCGGGCGCGACGTGGCGCTGGAGCTGTTTGTCGATCGCGGCAATCTGGATCGCGCCGGCTGGGCGATGACCTCGCTGAAAAATGCGATGAAGTGGGACGAAACGCGCTTCGGCCTGGAATACGATCTCGATATCTATATGATCGTCGCGGTGGATTTCTTCAATATGGGCGCCATGGAAAACAAGGGGTTAAATGTATTTAACTCCAAATATGTGCTGGCCAAGGCGGAAACCGCCACGGACAAGGATTACCTGAATATTGAAGCGGTCATCGGCCATGAATACTTCCACAACTGGACCGGTAACCGCGTTACCTGCCGCGACTGGTTCCAGCTTAGCCTGAAAGAGGGGCTAACGGTCTTTCGCGATCAGGAATTCAGTTCCGATCTCGGCTCGCGGGCGGTCAACCGCATCAATAATGTGCGAGTGATGCGCGGCGCGCAGTTTGCCGAAGACGCCAGCCCGATGGCGCACGCCATCCGGCCGGATAAAGTGATCGAAATGAACAACTTCTATACCCTGACGGTCTATGAGAAGGGCGCGGAAGTGATCCGAATGATGCATACCCTGTTGGGCGAAGAGAACTTCCAGAAAGGGATGCAGCTCTATTTTGAACGCCATGACGGCAGCGCCGCCACCTGCGATGATTTTGTGCAGGCGATGGAAGACGCCTCCAATGTCGATCTGTCGCTGTTCCGCCGTTGGTACAGCCAGGCCGGCACGCCAGTGCTGACGGTGCGCGATGAATACGACGCCGAGAAGCAACAGTATCGCCTGCATGTCAGCCAGCAAACGCCGCCAACGGCGGAACAGCCGGAAAAGCTGCCGCTCCATATTCCGCTGGATATTGAACTGTATGGCAGTGAAGGCCAGGTGATTGCGCTGCAGAAAGACGGTCAGCCGGTCAACAACGTGCTGAATGTCACCCAGGCGGAGCAGACCTTTATTTTTGACGGCGTCGAGCAAAAACCGGTGGTGTCGCTGCTGCAGGAATTTTCTGCGCCGGTGAAGCTGGACTACCCGTACAGCGATCGGCAACTGACCTTCCTGATGCAGCACGCGCGCAACGACTTCGCCCGTTGGGATGCCGCACAGAGCCTGCTGGCGACCTATATCAAGCTTAACGTCGCCAAATATCAGCAGCAACAGCCGCTGTCGCTGCCGTTGCACGTGGTGGATGCATTCCGCGCCGTATTGCTGGATGAGATACTCGATCCGGCGTTGGCGGCGCAGATCCTGACGCTGCCGACGGAGAGCGAGATCGCCGAGTTGTTCACTACCATTGATCCGCAAGCGATCGCTGCGGTGCGTACCGCCATGACCCGCTGCCTGGCGGATGAAATGGCGGATGAATGGCTGGCCGTCTACCACGCCAACAAAACGGCGGGTTATCGCGTCGAGCATGGGGATATCGCCAAACGCGCCTTGCGCAACGTTTGCCTGAACTATCTGGCGTTTGGCGAAGTGGCGTTGGCCGATAAGCTGGTGGTGCAGCAATTCCGGCAGGCCGATAATATGACCGATTCGCTGGCCGCGCTGTCGGCGGCGGTCAGCGCGCAGCTGCCGTGCCGTGATGAACTGATGGCGGCGTTTGACGAACGCTGGCATCAGGATGGACTGGTAATGGATAAATGGTTTGTGCTGCAGGCTACCAGCCCGGAGGCCAACGTATTGGCCAAGGTGCGCAGCCTGCTGCAACACCGCTCATTCAGCCTGAGCAACCCGAACCGTCTGCGCGCGTTGATTGGCGCTTTCGCCTCGGCCAACCCAGCGTCGTTCCATGCGGCGGATGGCAGCGGCTACCAGTTCCTGGCGGAGATCTTGAGCGATTTGAACACGCGTAATCCGCAGGTGGCCGCGCGGCTGATTGAACCGTTGATCCGCCTCAAACGTTACGATGCCTCGCGCCAAGCGCTGATGCGCAGCGCACTGGAACAGCTGAAAGGGTTGGAAAACCTGTCAGGCGATCTGTACGAGAAAATCACCAAAGCGTTGGAAGCCTAA